A window of Aricia agestis chromosome 3, ilAriAges1.1, whole genome shotgun sequence contains these coding sequences:
- the LOC121725652 gene encoding uncharacterized protein LOC121725652: MINVKRISVAYILYKRRNKKTRVHVDPFLENRLLAGAFVTHFGKLQNNERKFKNYFRMSIRSFDELLCKIENKLQKSSLRRITIQPIERLAITLRYLATGNTFTDLHYSYMIGIATISEIVRQVCYIIWIELKSECIPQLNGIKWKEIAEGFLTYTNFPYCLGAIDGKHIRVIRPPHSGSLYFNYKKYYSVVLLAMCDADYNFTYINVGTSGSNADSTIFRRSQLYTKLESNTLGIPDPQELPIICPEVAYPSSVRAKLPFVIVGDEAFGLSSHVMRPYARDNLPYKKKIFNYRLSRARRYIECTFGIMSNKFRIFHRSMTVKLDLAQLIVKAACVLHNFIRKRDGYMVSHTFVTNGFTGPLPRQQTESSNTSASNIRDIFADYFINEGKVSWQHRYIIN; this comes from the exons ATGATCAATGTCAAAAGAATATCTGTCGCTTACATACTTTACAAACGACGAAACAAGAAGACAAGAGTACATGTTGATCCCTTTCTTGAAAATAGGCTTCTTGCTGGGGCGTTTGTTACACACTTtggaaaactacaaaataatgaacgtaaatttaaaaattactttcGAATGTCCATTCGTTCTTTTGATGAACTGTTGTGTAAAATTGAGAATAAGCTACAAAAAAGCAGTTTACGAAGGATTACAATACAACCGATTGAGAGGCTCGCTATTACATTAag aTATTTGGCAACTGGTAATACATTCACTGATCTACACTATTCCTATATGATTGGAATTGCAACAATTAGCGAAATAGTAAGACAAGTTTGTTACATAATATGGATTGAACTAAAGTCTGAATGTATTCCACAGCTTAATGGGATCAAATGGAAAGAAATCGCAGAGGGATTTCTCACATATACAAATTTTCCTTATTGCTTGGGTGCTATTGATGGAAAACATATAAGAGTGATTCGGCCGCCGCACAGTGGATcactatattttaattataagaaatattattcTGTAGTGCTCCTCGCAATGTGTGATGctgattataattttacatataTTAATGTCGGTACCAGTGGAAGCAACGCCGATTCAACCATCTTTAGAAGGAGTCAATTGTATACGAAACTGGAAAGTAACACGTTGGGTATCCCTGACCCGCAAGAGTTGCCTATTATTTGCCCCGAAGTAGCTTATCCATCTAGTGTAAGAGCAAAGTTGCCGTTCGTGATAGTGGGAGATGAGGCATTTGGTTTATCATCACATGTGATGCGGCCTTATGCTCGTGATAATTTAccttacaaaaagaaaatatttaattaccgtCTGTCCAGAGCTAGAAGGTACATAGAATGCACTTTTGGAATTATGTCAAATAAATTTAGAATATTTCACAGATCCATGACTGTCAAGTTAGATCTAGCACAATTAATAGTCAAGGCGGCATGTGTACTTCACAATTTCATAAGGAAACGGGATGGCTACATGGTCAGCCATACATTTGTCACAAATGGTTTTACGGGACCACTACCCAGGCAGCAGACTGAAAGTAGTAATACGTCGGCAAGTAATATCAGAGATATATTTGCAGATTACTTTATCAATGAAGGAAAAGTCTCCTGGCAACACcgatatataattaattaa
- the LOC121725653 gene encoding uncharacterized protein LOC121725653: MKIDTERVIIEVHLRPVLWDKRNELYKNRDAREAAWRDILKELAPNYENLSEEERKVADKKIQQRWRTARDTYQKDKISEKNQPSGSGSKKKKKYSYYDILTFLDSTTETAGEESLCEEMSEQSNLETPNESTQPGTSRQESSQLTSQRNLETRNESTQPDTSRQESSHPTSKQKQVKSKKQAPSEFEAQLLECLKSNQLELESEDLAFFQSLQPSLKRFTRYQKLMFRTKVLNIVMEMESQTQPAYYSPIPTTSSSAFTELDSLSPINQDYQTNSIIQDTSSLNDNAISSAAVNDNETLISTESGLFNITSYDVIYTPATTSSTGERNVNAQDTNLQRNE; this comes from the exons ATGAAAATCGATACAGAACGAGTAATCATTGAAGTTCATCTGCGGCCCGTTTTGTGGGATAAACGCAATGAATTATACAAAAACAGGGACGCGAGGGAGGCTGCATGGAGAGATATTTTGAAGGAATTGGCACCTAACTACGAAAATTTGAGCGAAGAGGAAAGAAAAGTGGCGG ACAAGAAAATACAACAACGCTGGCGAACAGCAAGGGACACTTACCAGAAAGACAAGATATCTGAAAAAAATCAGCCATCCGGCTCTGGGagtaagaagaagaagaaatattCTTACTATGACATTTTGACTTTCTTAGACAGTACAACGGAAACTGCTGGAGAAGAGTCACTCTGTGAAGAAATGTCTGAACAAAGTAATTTAGAAACACCTAATGAGTCCACGCAACCAGGTACTTCACGTCAAGAAAGTTCTCAACTAACATCACAACGTAATTTAGAAACACGTAATGAGTCCACGCAACCAGATACTTCACGTCAAGAAAGTTCTCACCCAacatcaaaacaaaaacaagtaaAATCTAAAAAGCAAGCACCATCTGAATTTGAGGCACAGTTATTAGAATGCTTAAAGTCTAATCAACTGGAGCTAGAAAGTGAGGATTTGGCTTTCTTTCAGTCTCTGCAGCCTTCATTAAAAAGATTCACTAGATATCAAAAACTAATGTTCAGAACAAAAGTGTTAAATATAGTTATGGAAATGGAAAGTCAAACACAACCTGCATACTACAGTCCCATACCTACAACAAGTTCTAGTGCTTTTACTGAGCTTGACAGTTTGTCACCGATAAATCAAGATTACCAAACCAATAGTATAATCCAGGATACTTCGAGTCTTAACGACAATGCTATTAGTTCTGCTGCAGTGAATGACAATGAAACTCTTATTTCGACTGAAAGCGGCTTGTTTAATATCACGTCTTATGACGTAATTTATACCCCAGCAACAACATCATCTACAGGCGAAAGAAATGTCAACGCTCAGGATACAAATTTACAAAGAAATGAATGA